In the Granulosicoccus antarcticus IMCC3135 genome, TGTAGAGACAGAAACGGCCGATACGGACAGTGACGGCAAGCCGGATTATCAGGAATCAGCGACGGCCGATGCGGATGCAGATGGCACCACAGACCTGAATGACCCTGCTGATGCCGATGCCTGTATTCCTTCGGCATTCGGTAACGGTTGTACCACTGATACTGATGGCGATGGTACGCCTGACAGCGTAGAGACCGAGGCAGCTGACAGCGACAATGACGGCACACCTGACTACCAGGAGTCTTCAACCACGGATGCTGATAGTGATGGTACTTCCGCACTGAACGATCCAGATGAAACAGATGCCTGCATTCCTTCCAACTTCGGCAACGGCTGTACAACGGACACCGACGGTGATGGTACGCCTGACAGTGTCGAAACAGAAACGGCCGATACAGACAGTGATGGCAAACCGGATTATCAGGAATCAGCGACTGCCGATGCGGATGCTGATGGCACCGCCGACCTGTTAGACCCAGCGGATGCAGATATCTGTATCCCTTCAGCCTTCGCAGCTGGCTGCACAACGGACTCTGATGTTGATGGCATTCCTGACAGCGTGGAAACAGAGACAAATGATACGGATGTAGACGGTACACCTGATTATCTGGATATCGACAGCGATAACGATGGAATTCCTGACCATTCAGAAACCAACGCCATGGGCGTATTGATCGATACCGACACTGACGGCACACCGGATTATCGGGATCTGGATTCGGACAATGACACCATTCTGGATGCCATCGAAGATAATACTACCCCGCTCCTTGCGTATAGTGATTCAGACGGAGATGGTGTTGATGATGCCATTGATGTTGACCTCACTGGTGGTAACGATGTCAATGCAAACGGTGTAGATGATGCCTATGAGCCGACTGATACAGATGCTGACGGAACACCGGATCATCGCGATACCGATAGTGACGATGACGGGATGGACGATGTATTTGAAGGCGTCGTCGATACCGACGGTGATGGTGCATTCGACTACACCGATACCGACTCCGATGCTGATGGCATTGCAGATGCCGACGAAGGTCTGAACGATACAGACAACGATGGCATACGCGACTCGCTTGAACAGGACTCGGACAACGATGGCATAGGCGACCTGAGCGAAGGTACTGCTGATGCAGATAATGATGGTGTGCCTAACTACCAGGATATCGATTCTGACGGCGATGGCATTCCGGACTCACTGGAAGGCGCTGTCGACACCGACAGCGATGGCATCCCCGACTTTCTGGACACTGACAGCGACGCTGACAGCATTCCGGATTCACTGGAAGCCGGTGCAGACCCTGCCAACCCACTGGATAGCGACAATGACAACGCCCCCGACCATCTGGATCTGGATTCCGATGGCGATGGCATCACTGACAGTGTTGAAGCCGGTTCGAATGGTTCAGACCCGGTTGATACCGACAACGATTCCATTCCCGATTATCTGGAACTGGATTCTGACGGCGATGGCATCAGCGATGCAAATGAAGGCCTGCTCGACAGCGATGGCGATGGCATCCCCGACACCGTGGATCCGGATGACAACAATGACGGTATTCCTGATGACAAAGCCGGCAGTGGTGACCTGGATGGCGATGGCATTGTGAACACCCTTGATGATGATATCGACAATGATGGAATCAGCAACGCTACAGAGAAGATGATCGATACGGATGGGGACGGCCTTGCCAACTTCATGGATCTTGATTCGGACAATGACGGCATCCCTGATGCGGTTGAATCCGTCGGCGATCTTGATGGCGACGGAGCTGCAAACTATCGTGATCTGGACAGTGATGGTGATGGTATTGCCGATGCGGAAGAAGCAGGCGATGATCCGACCTCCCCTGTCGATACCGATGGCAATGCAAGTCCGAACTACCTGGATACCGATTCGGATGGTGACGGTATTCCTGACAACATCGAAGGCGTCGTGGATAGCGACAACGACTCGAAGCCGAACTACGTAGACACGGATTCGGATGGTGACTCCATACCTGACAGCATTGAGAGTGGCATCGACACTGATGGTGACGGAGCTTCCGACTATGTGGATCTGGATGCAGACAACGATGGCATCGCCGACTCGGTAGAAGCCGGCAGCGACCCGCTGAATCCGGTAAATTCAGACAATGAAGGCGTCAGTGATTATCGCGATACCGATAGTGATAACGACGGTATTGCAGATCAGGATGAAGGTGTCATCGACAGCGATGGAGATGGCCTGCCAGATTCAACCGACCCTGATGCCAACAATGACGGCATTGCCGATGCAGACTTGGGCAACGGTGATACTGACGGCGATGGAGTACCGGATTATCTGGATAGCGATATCGATGGTGACGGCATTGCCAACATCAGCGAAGCTTTCGAGGGTGATGTACAGAGCGATTCGGATAACGATGGTATCCCCAACTTCCTCGATCTGGATTCTGATGGCGATGGCATACCCGATATTCTGGAGAATGTTCTGGATGCCGATGGTGATGGCACCGCTGACTTTCTTGATCTGGACAGTGACGGTGACGGCATTGCAGACGCTCTGGAAGCCGGCCCTGATGCAAGCATGCCAGTCGATTCTGACAACGATGGCATACCTGACTACCGTGATGAGGATGCAGACGGTGACTCACTCATAGACAGCCTTGAACAGGCCGGAGATATCGACAATGACGGCATCCCCAACTATCTGGACTCCGACTCGGACAATGACGGAATTTCAGACGAAGAGGAAGGTAGTCTCGATACCGATGGAGACGGCATCGTCGATGCTCAGGATCTGGACTCGGATGGCGATGGCAACAGTGATGCCGAGGAAGGCACCGGCGACAGCGATGGCGATGGTATACCCGACTCACGCGACTCTGACTCTGATAATGACGGAATCAGCGATGTGCTTGAAGGTAGTGCCGATACCGATGGTGATGGTGTGATAGACGCACTCGACAAGGACACTGACAACGACGGCATTCTGGATGCGCTTGAGGTGGGTAAAAATCCTCTCAATCCATTAGATACAGATCATGACGGTGTACCGGATTATCGTGATCTGGACTCTGACAATGATGGCCTGAGCGATACGTTTGAAGCTGGCGGTCTGGACGATGACGGTAATGGCCGAATTGACAACTTTGTCGACAACAACAACGATGGTCTGGATGACGGCGTTGCAGCAATACCACTACCTGTGGACGATTTTGACAAGGACAGCATTCCTGACTTTCGTGATCTGGATAGCGACAATGACGGCTTGTCAGACCTTCTGGAAACTTCTGGAGGCGCCATCGACAACGACAGAGACGGTAAGGTGGATAACTTTGTCGACGGCAATGGCGACGGACTGGATGATGGAATGGCATTGGCACCAGCCCGTATCAGTGACGTTGACGAAGATGGACAATCCAATCACCTGGATCTGGATACCGACAACGACGGTGTCATGGATCTGGTGGAAGCCGGCGGCAAGGATGAGAATGGCGACGGCATTGTAGACTCCATGGCTGATAGCGACGATGACGGTATTCCCGACCTGGTCGATGTTGATGTCACTGGCGGTGTTGACATCGATAACGATGGTATTGATGACAGTGCGGATGCCAGCTTCGTCAATGAGGATGATACCGATGGTGATGGTGTAATCGATTCACGTGATCCGGATATCGACGGTGACGGCTTTGCCAACTACCTGCAATCAGACGGTCAACCCTTACTAGGGGCTGCATTGCCCGATACCGATGGCGATGGCATTCCTGATGTCAGCGAGGCCAACGAGACGGGTGAATGGCACACGGGCTTGTCCGGCAGTGGTTGCAGTATCTCCTCCTCCCCTGCTCCGGGTCAGCGCACTATCGATCCGGTACTACCATTACTGGCACTCGCGGCACTGATGTCTCTGGCACTGCGCCAGAGGCGTGCTTCACGCCGCTGCCTGTCAGTCGTGGCGGCTTCCTGCCTGGTCAGTAGCTGCGCAACGGGGCTGAATAAACCAAGCCCTGAACCCGCAGAGTTGCACGATGGTGATGCTAAAACCGAATCCATCGAACATTACGGCAGTCATCACAGCCTCGAACGTCACCTCTATGTCGGCATTGGTCTGGGCATGAGTAAACTGGAACCTGAAGCACGGGGTCTGGCTAATGCCCGTGTTGATGATTCCAGTCATGTCGGAGGCCAGGTAACCCTGGGTATGGATGTCAACAAATGGGTGTCAGGCGAAGTCCACTATGCCGATCTGGGTAGTGCCGGAGTCACTCCGGGAGGCCGCATCAGTTACAACATAGCCGGTGCCAGCGCACTGTTCTATGCAGGTAAAAATCGACACGATTGGCGCCGTCAGGGGTTTACTGCCTACACCCGTGTCGGTATCGGCTTTCTGAACAACAGCGCTGTTGGAGAAGTGAATATCAACAATGACAAGGGTTCCCACCTGCTCTTTGGTGTCGGACTCGAATACGCCGCTACCAAGGGCATCGGGCTGCGTGCAGAGTACATCTCCTTTGACGAGGACGTCAGCTACGCGCAATTGGCACTGATCTACCGGACTGGACGACGCGAAGAGCACCCTGCTGCATTGCCACCGGTTGTCGAAAAACCAGCTGAAATTGAAGTGCTGACAACCACAGCGGTTGTCAGCCAGCCTTTAGTCGATGGAGATAAAGACGGTATCATCGATGACGTTGATGCCTGCCCGGGCTCAGCTGTCGGGTCTGCTGTTGATGCGACCGGCTGTATGCATTTTGCGGGCGTTATTGAAGGTATCAATTTTCAAGCAGGCTCGGCGATTCTGACATCGCCTTCCATCGTCAAACTGACACAGGCTGTCACGACTTTACAGAGTCATCCTGATGTAATCCTCAGCATATCGTCGCATTCCGACAACTATGGCCCTTCAGAGTCGAACCTGCATTTGTCGATCGAACGTGCACAATCAGTCAAGGATTTTCTGGTCGACGGTGGTATTGACGCAGAACGAATCACCGTCATTGCTCATGGAGAAACTCAGCCAATCGCCAGTAATGATACGTCTGAGGGACGACTCAAGAACCGCCGGGTAGATATTGTCATGGAGACACCACTGAAGCCATAGACCACGCCCCTACCCTTCCCAGGCTTGCGCTTTCTATACAGACTTGAGCAGGTGATATCGATGAGTTTGCCGATCAAATTCGACCAGTCGATAACCCTTTGCAAAAAGCTTTTGCATTTCCGAACGAACACGGAGACGTTCGGAAATCGCCTGCTCCAGATCTGTCTTGATCAGCTCGCCAAAATTGGCAGGGATGGTGATATACCTGAGCGCCTCTGAATGCCCGGCAGGCATGGCACTGCCGGTTCGCACACGCTCTGCGACCGCCGGATCGTCGAGCTGCCATTCAGCAACAAGCCTGTCCGAGGGAACACTGGCATTGATACCCAGCATCTCGCCATAATAGTTCTCATGGTAAATGCCAGCCGTTGCCCCCAGGTGTGTGATGTTGAGTGTGGCATTCACACTCAATAGTGGATCATAAGTCCAGCGAACCCGGGTGATCTTGCGCTCCAGACACCAGCTGCGCTGATACCACTTCAACTGTGCACCCAGCCCCATCCCCCGACACTCGGGATGTACTGCCAGTCGGTGAGAATGTTGTGTCGCGGGCGTCGCACTGGGGAATGCAAACAGGAATCCTGACAGACGCTCCCCCTGAAAGGCACCGGCAACCAGACCACCCTCATGCTGTATGGCAAGCATGATATCGGAGTTGTCGGCCGGATCATCCTCGCCCCACACCAATCTCTGAAAGTGTTCAGCCTGCTTGAGCTCAGCAACGGAGCGCAGCTCGCGAATGATCATGTCAGCACTGGCAGAACCCATAGTCACACTGTTTCCCGGTGCTGTGTCACCGTCTCGAGATAGTCGTAATTCAATGTCACACCGATACCTGCACCATTCGCAGGTACTGCCATCTGCCCATCGATCGCCTCCAGCGGCTCGTTGACGATATCGTGCAGAAAATAGCGACTGGCACTGGAAGTGTCGCCGGGCTTGGTGAAATTCTTGAGCGTTGCC is a window encoding:
- a CDS encoding GNAT family N-acetyltransferase; amino-acid sequence: MGSASADMIIRELRSVAELKQAEHFQRLVWGEDDPADNSDIMLAIQHEGGLVAGAFQGERLSGFLFAFPSATPATQHSHRLAVHPECRGMGLGAQLKWYQRSWCLERKITRVRWTYDPLLSVNATLNITHLGATAGIYHENYYGEMLGINASVPSDRLVAEWQLDDPAVAERVRTGSAMPAGHSEALRYITIPANFGELIKTDLEQAISERLRVRSEMQKLFAKGYRLVEFDRQTHRYHLLKSV